A portion of the Manduca sexta isolate Smith_Timp_Sample1 chromosome 20, JHU_Msex_v1.0, whole genome shotgun sequence genome contains these proteins:
- the LOC115448145 gene encoding cytoplasmic dynein 1 intermediate chain isoform X10 — translation MSSMSDRKAELERKKAKLQALREEKDRRRREKEQKDAEEALQRASAASSLDSRRDLDEMLSSLGVAPVKDVLSSLSSMTSLTPPQTSSPDASLPHTDKSSLPASGGPKKPTQLQVVSVQSTDIPPKENVTYAKQTQTTASGVSELRDGYMEDWWRPRKAHATDYYGDEEDAAFHGKLPPGILPHGLPTVKEVQPAVTAAPPEKKDDEKEKKVRELSADEKQTILLSSEFQRFMSRAGRVIERALAESVDIYTDYTGGGDGENALDDKSDARLSLVRTFYDERWSRGRCVTCLDWSTAHPELMLASYHNSDDAPHDPDGVCLVWNTKFKKNTPEDIFHCQSPVMSATFARFHPNLILGGTYSGQIVLWDNRVQKRTPIKRTPLSSLAHTHPVYCLSVVGSQNAHNLISVSTDGRLCSWSLDMLSQPQETLDLQHRQSKAVAVTSMGFPHGLVNNFVLGSEDGNVYTGCLYGQRAGVTECVEAHAGPVTGVSCHAAAGAVDLAHLYLTCSMDWSVKLWSLKENKPLYSFEDNGDYVVDVRWSPTHPALFAAADAAGKLDLWNLNRDTEVPVASIQAEGGVAFNRVSWTPSGSHVTAGDDHGKIWVYELAEHVAQPRHDEWSKFVYTLQELRNNQADEESERVSLAASGPSSLTSLTSLASNPLR, via the exons ATGTCGAGCATGTCAGACCGCAAGGCTGAGCTGGAGAGGAAGAAGGCAAAGCTCCAGGCCCTCAGGGAGGAGAAGGATCGCCGCCGCAGGGAGAAGGAACAGAAGGATGCAGAAGAAGCACTT CAAAGGGCATCAGCCGCGTCGAGCCTGGACAGCCGCAGGGACTTGGACGAGATGCTGTCATCCCTCGGAGTGGCACCAGTTAAGGATGTCCTGTCGTCTCTATCATCCATGACATCTCTAACACCACCACAGACATCCTCGCCGGACGCCAGCCTCCCGCACACGGATAAATCAAGCTTACCGGCGAGTGG CGGTCCAAAGAAACCAACGCAGCTTCAAGTGGTGTCCGTGCAGTCGACCGACATTCCACCGAAGGAGAACGTCACGTACGCCAAGCAGACTCAGACCACTGCCTCTGGTGTGAGCGAGTTGCGTGATG GATACATGGAGGACTGGTGGCGGCCGCGAAAAG CACACGCAACCGACTACTACG GCGATGAGGAGGACGCTGCGTTCCACGGCAAACTGCCGCCGGGCATACTGCCGCACGGCCTGCCCACCGTCAAGGAGGTGCAGCCGGCGgtcaccgccgcgccgccggaGAAGAAGGATGACGAGAAGGAGAAGAAAG TCCGCGAGCTGAGCGCGGACGAGAAGCAGACGATCCTGCTGTCGTCGGAGTTCCAGCGGTTCATGAGCCGCGCCGGCCGCGTCATCGAGCGCGCGCTCGCCGAGTCCGTCGACATCTACACCGACTACACCGGCGGCGGCGACGGCGAGAACGCGCT GGACGACAAGTCGGACGCGCGTTTGTCGTTGGTGCGCACGTTCTACGACGAGCGCTGGTCTCGCGGCCGCTGCGTCACGTGCCTGGACTGGTCCACCGCCCATCCGGAGCTGATGCTGGCCTCCTACCACAACAGTGATGATGCCCCTCACGACCCGGACGGCGTGTGCCTCGTCTGGAACACCAAGTTCAAGAAGAACACGCCTGAGGATATCTTCCATTGTCAGTCGCCGGTTATGAGCGCCACGTTTGCCAG GTTCCACCCGAACTTGATCCTGGGTGGCACATACTCTGGCCAAATCGTGCTGTGGGACAATCGCGTGCAGAAACGGACCCCCATCAAACGCACACCGCTCTCTTCACTCGCACACACG CATCCAGTTTACTGCCTGTCGGTAGTGGGCAGTCAGAACGCGCATAACCTAATCTCGGTATCAACGGATGGTCGACTCTGCTCGTGGTCACTGGACATGCTGTCACAACCGCAGGAGACGTTGGACCTACAGCATCGGCAGAGCAAGGCAGTGGCCGTCACCAGCATGGGATTCCCACATGGACTGGTTAATAACTTTGTGCTGGGCAGCGAGGACGGGAATGTTTATACCG gaTGCCTGTACGGACAGCGCGCAGGCGTGACGGAGTGCGTGGAGGCGCACGCGGGGCCGGTGACGGGCGTGTCGTGCCACGCCGCCGCCGGCGCCGTCGACCTCGCGCATCTCTACCTCACCTGCTCCATGGACTGGAGCGTCAAGCTCTGGAGCCTCAAG GAGAACAAGCCGCTGTACTCGTTCGAGGACAACGGCGACTACGTGGTGGACGTGCGCTGGTCCCCCACTCACCCGGCACTGTTCGCGGCCGCCGACGCCGCGGGAAAGCTTGATCTGTGGAACTTGAACAGAGATACTGAG GTACCAGTGGCGTCGATCCAGGCGGAGGGAGGCGTGGCGTTCAACCGCGTGTCGTGGACGCCGTCCGGCTCCCACGTCACCGCCGGCGACGACCACGGCAAGATATGGGTCTACGAACTCGCCGAG CATGTGGCCCAACCGCGCCACGACGAATGGAGCAAGTTCGTGTACACACTCCAAGAGCTGCGCAACAACCAGGCCGACGAAGAGAGCGAGCGCGTCAGCCTCGCGGCCAGCGGACCCTCCTCCCTCACCAGCCTCACGTCGCTCGCCTCCAACCCGCTCAGGTAA
- the LOC115448145 gene encoding cytoplasmic dynein 1 intermediate chain isoform X5, whose product MSSMSDRKAELERKKAKLQALREEKDRRRREKEQKDAEEALQRASAASSLDSRRDLDEMLSSLGVAPVKDVLSSLSSMTSLTPPQTSSPDASLPHTDKSSLPASGGPKKPTQLQVVSVQSTDIPPKENVTYAKQTQTTASGVSELRDGYMEDWWRPRKAHATDYYVLTFDGDVARQGDEEDAAFHGKLPPGILPHGLPTVKEVQPAVTAAPPEKKDDEKEKKVRELSADEKQTILLSSEFQRFMSRAGRVIERALAESVDIYTDYTGGGDGENALDDKSDARLSLVRTFYDERWSRGRCVTCLDWSTAHPELMLASYHNSDDAPHDPDGVCLVWNTKFKKNTPEDIFHCQSPVMSATFARFHPNLILGGTYSGQIVLWDNRVQKRTPIKRTPLSSLAHTHPVYCLSVVGSQNAHNLISVSTDGRLCSWSLDMLSQPQETLDLQHRQSKAVAVTSMGFPHGLVNNFVLGSEDGNVYTGCLYGQRAGVTECVEAHAGPVTGVSCHAAAGAVDLAHLYLTCSMDWSVKLWSLKENKPLYSFEDNGDYVVDVRWSPTHPALFAAADAAGKLDLWNLNRDTEVPVASIQAEGGVAFNRVSWTPSGSHVTAGDDHGKIWVYELAEHVAQPRHDEWSKFVYTLQELRNNQADEESERVSLAASGPSSLTSLTSLASNPLR is encoded by the exons ATGTCGAGCATGTCAGACCGCAAGGCTGAGCTGGAGAGGAAGAAGGCAAAGCTCCAGGCCCTCAGGGAGGAGAAGGATCGCCGCCGCAGGGAGAAGGAACAGAAGGATGCAGAAGAAGCACTT CAAAGGGCATCAGCCGCGTCGAGCCTGGACAGCCGCAGGGACTTGGACGAGATGCTGTCATCCCTCGGAGTGGCACCAGTTAAGGATGTCCTGTCGTCTCTATCATCCATGACATCTCTAACACCACCACAGACATCCTCGCCGGACGCCAGCCTCCCGCACACGGATAAATCAAGCTTACCGGCGAGTGG CGGTCCAAAGAAACCAACGCAGCTTCAAGTGGTGTCCGTGCAGTCGACCGACATTCCACCGAAGGAGAACGTCACGTACGCCAAGCAGACTCAGACCACTGCCTCTGGTGTGAGCGAGTTGCGTGATG GATACATGGAGGACTGGTGGCGGCCGCGAAAAG CACACGCAACCGACTACTACG TGCTTACATTCGACGGCGACGTGGCGCGGCAAGGCGATGAGGAGGACGCTGCGTTCCACGGCAAACTGCCGCCGGGCATACTGCCGCACGGCCTGCCCACCGTCAAGGAGGTGCAGCCGGCGgtcaccgccgcgccgccggaGAAGAAGGATGACGAGAAGGAGAAGAAAG TCCGCGAGCTGAGCGCGGACGAGAAGCAGACGATCCTGCTGTCGTCGGAGTTCCAGCGGTTCATGAGCCGCGCCGGCCGCGTCATCGAGCGCGCGCTCGCCGAGTCCGTCGACATCTACACCGACTACACCGGCGGCGGCGACGGCGAGAACGCGCT GGACGACAAGTCGGACGCGCGTTTGTCGTTGGTGCGCACGTTCTACGACGAGCGCTGGTCTCGCGGCCGCTGCGTCACGTGCCTGGACTGGTCCACCGCCCATCCGGAGCTGATGCTGGCCTCCTACCACAACAGTGATGATGCCCCTCACGACCCGGACGGCGTGTGCCTCGTCTGGAACACCAAGTTCAAGAAGAACACGCCTGAGGATATCTTCCATTGTCAGTCGCCGGTTATGAGCGCCACGTTTGCCAG GTTCCACCCGAACTTGATCCTGGGTGGCACATACTCTGGCCAAATCGTGCTGTGGGACAATCGCGTGCAGAAACGGACCCCCATCAAACGCACACCGCTCTCTTCACTCGCACACACG CATCCAGTTTACTGCCTGTCGGTAGTGGGCAGTCAGAACGCGCATAACCTAATCTCGGTATCAACGGATGGTCGACTCTGCTCGTGGTCACTGGACATGCTGTCACAACCGCAGGAGACGTTGGACCTACAGCATCGGCAGAGCAAGGCAGTGGCCGTCACCAGCATGGGATTCCCACATGGACTGGTTAATAACTTTGTGCTGGGCAGCGAGGACGGGAATGTTTATACCG gaTGCCTGTACGGACAGCGCGCAGGCGTGACGGAGTGCGTGGAGGCGCACGCGGGGCCGGTGACGGGCGTGTCGTGCCACGCCGCCGCCGGCGCCGTCGACCTCGCGCATCTCTACCTCACCTGCTCCATGGACTGGAGCGTCAAGCTCTGGAGCCTCAAG GAGAACAAGCCGCTGTACTCGTTCGAGGACAACGGCGACTACGTGGTGGACGTGCGCTGGTCCCCCACTCACCCGGCACTGTTCGCGGCCGCCGACGCCGCGGGAAAGCTTGATCTGTGGAACTTGAACAGAGATACTGAG GTACCAGTGGCGTCGATCCAGGCGGAGGGAGGCGTGGCGTTCAACCGCGTGTCGTGGACGCCGTCCGGCTCCCACGTCACCGCCGGCGACGACCACGGCAAGATATGGGTCTACGAACTCGCCGAG CATGTGGCCCAACCGCGCCACGACGAATGGAGCAAGTTCGTGTACACACTCCAAGAGCTGCGCAACAACCAGGCCGACGAAGAGAGCGAGCGCGTCAGCCTCGCGGCCAGCGGACCCTCCTCCCTCACCAGCCTCACGTCGCTCGCCTCCAACCCGCTCAGGTAA
- the LOC115448145 gene encoding cytoplasmic dynein 1 intermediate chain isoform X4: MSSMSDRKAELERKKAKLQALREEKDRRRREKEQKDAEEALQRASAASSLDSRRDLDEMLSSLGVAPVKDVLSSLSSMTSLTPPQTSSPDASLPHTDKSSLPASGGPKKPTQLQVVSVQSTDIPPKENVTYAKQTQTTASGVSELRDGYMEDWWRPRKAHATDYYDEYNLNPGLEWEDEFTGDEEDAAFHGKLPPGILPHGLPTVKEVQPAVTAAPPEKKDDEKEKKVRELSADEKQTILLSSEFQRFMSRAGRVIERALAESVDIYTDYTGGGDGENALDDKSDARLSLVRTFYDERWSRGRCVTCLDWSTAHPELMLASYHNSDDAPHDPDGVCLVWNTKFKKNTPEDIFHCQSPVMSATFARFHPNLILGGTYSGQIVLWDNRVQKRTPIKRTPLSSLAHTHPVYCLSVVGSQNAHNLISVSTDGRLCSWSLDMLSQPQETLDLQHRQSKAVAVTSMGFPHGLVNNFVLGSEDGNVYTGCLYGQRAGVTECVEAHAGPVTGVSCHAAAGAVDLAHLYLTCSMDWSVKLWSLKENKPLYSFEDNGDYVVDVRWSPTHPALFAAADAAGKLDLWNLNRDTEVPVASIQAEGGVAFNRVSWTPSGSHVTAGDDHGKIWVYELAEHVAQPRHDEWSKFVYTLQELRNNQADEESERVSLAASGPSSLTSLTSLASNPLR; this comes from the exons ATGTCGAGCATGTCAGACCGCAAGGCTGAGCTGGAGAGGAAGAAGGCAAAGCTCCAGGCCCTCAGGGAGGAGAAGGATCGCCGCCGCAGGGAGAAGGAACAGAAGGATGCAGAAGAAGCACTT CAAAGGGCATCAGCCGCGTCGAGCCTGGACAGCCGCAGGGACTTGGACGAGATGCTGTCATCCCTCGGAGTGGCACCAGTTAAGGATGTCCTGTCGTCTCTATCATCCATGACATCTCTAACACCACCACAGACATCCTCGCCGGACGCCAGCCTCCCGCACACGGATAAATCAAGCTTACCGGCGAGTGG CGGTCCAAAGAAACCAACGCAGCTTCAAGTGGTGTCCGTGCAGTCGACCGACATTCCACCGAAGGAGAACGTCACGTACGCCAAGCAGACTCAGACCACTGCCTCTGGTGTGAGCGAGTTGCGTGATG GATACATGGAGGACTGGTGGCGGCCGCGAAAAG CACACGCAACCGACTACTACG ACGAGTACAATCTAAACCCGGGTTTAGAGTGGGAGGACGAGTTCACAG GCGATGAGGAGGACGCTGCGTTCCACGGCAAACTGCCGCCGGGCATACTGCCGCACGGCCTGCCCACCGTCAAGGAGGTGCAGCCGGCGgtcaccgccgcgccgccggaGAAGAAGGATGACGAGAAGGAGAAGAAAG TCCGCGAGCTGAGCGCGGACGAGAAGCAGACGATCCTGCTGTCGTCGGAGTTCCAGCGGTTCATGAGCCGCGCCGGCCGCGTCATCGAGCGCGCGCTCGCCGAGTCCGTCGACATCTACACCGACTACACCGGCGGCGGCGACGGCGAGAACGCGCT GGACGACAAGTCGGACGCGCGTTTGTCGTTGGTGCGCACGTTCTACGACGAGCGCTGGTCTCGCGGCCGCTGCGTCACGTGCCTGGACTGGTCCACCGCCCATCCGGAGCTGATGCTGGCCTCCTACCACAACAGTGATGATGCCCCTCACGACCCGGACGGCGTGTGCCTCGTCTGGAACACCAAGTTCAAGAAGAACACGCCTGAGGATATCTTCCATTGTCAGTCGCCGGTTATGAGCGCCACGTTTGCCAG GTTCCACCCGAACTTGATCCTGGGTGGCACATACTCTGGCCAAATCGTGCTGTGGGACAATCGCGTGCAGAAACGGACCCCCATCAAACGCACACCGCTCTCTTCACTCGCACACACG CATCCAGTTTACTGCCTGTCGGTAGTGGGCAGTCAGAACGCGCATAACCTAATCTCGGTATCAACGGATGGTCGACTCTGCTCGTGGTCACTGGACATGCTGTCACAACCGCAGGAGACGTTGGACCTACAGCATCGGCAGAGCAAGGCAGTGGCCGTCACCAGCATGGGATTCCCACATGGACTGGTTAATAACTTTGTGCTGGGCAGCGAGGACGGGAATGTTTATACCG gaTGCCTGTACGGACAGCGCGCAGGCGTGACGGAGTGCGTGGAGGCGCACGCGGGGCCGGTGACGGGCGTGTCGTGCCACGCCGCCGCCGGCGCCGTCGACCTCGCGCATCTCTACCTCACCTGCTCCATGGACTGGAGCGTCAAGCTCTGGAGCCTCAAG GAGAACAAGCCGCTGTACTCGTTCGAGGACAACGGCGACTACGTGGTGGACGTGCGCTGGTCCCCCACTCACCCGGCACTGTTCGCGGCCGCCGACGCCGCGGGAAAGCTTGATCTGTGGAACTTGAACAGAGATACTGAG GTACCAGTGGCGTCGATCCAGGCGGAGGGAGGCGTGGCGTTCAACCGCGTGTCGTGGACGCCGTCCGGCTCCCACGTCACCGCCGGCGACGACCACGGCAAGATATGGGTCTACGAACTCGCCGAG CATGTGGCCCAACCGCGCCACGACGAATGGAGCAAGTTCGTGTACACACTCCAAGAGCTGCGCAACAACCAGGCCGACGAAGAGAGCGAGCGCGTCAGCCTCGCGGCCAGCGGACCCTCCTCCCTCACCAGCCTCACGTCGCTCGCCTCCAACCCGCTCAGGTAA
- the LOC115448145 gene encoding cytoplasmic dynein 1 intermediate chain isoform X1, whose product MSSMSDRKAELERKKAKLQALREEKDRRRREKEQKDAEEALQRASAASSLDSRRDLDEMLSSLGVAPVKDVLSSLSSMTSLTPPQTSSPDASLPHTDKSSLPASGGPKKPTQLQVVSVQSTDIPPKENVTYAKQTQTTASGVSELRDGYMEDWWRPRKAHATDYYDEYNLNPGLEWEDEFTVLTFDGDVARQGDEEDAAFHGKLPPGILPHGLPTVKEVQPAVTAAPPEKKDDEKEKKVRELSADEKQTILLSSEFQRFMSRAGRVIERALAESVDIYTDYTGGGDGENALDDKSDARLSLVRTFYDERWSRGRCVTCLDWSTAHPELMLASYHNSDDAPHDPDGVCLVWNTKFKKNTPEDIFHCQSPVMSATFARFHPNLILGGTYSGQIVLWDNRVQKRTPIKRTPLSSLAHTHPVYCLSVVGSQNAHNLISVSTDGRLCSWSLDMLSQPQETLDLQHRQSKAVAVTSMGFPHGLVNNFVLGSEDGNVYTGCLYGQRAGVTECVEAHAGPVTGVSCHAAAGAVDLAHLYLTCSMDWSVKLWSLKENKPLYSFEDNGDYVVDVRWSPTHPALFAAADAAGKLDLWNLNRDTEVPVASIQAEGGVAFNRVSWTPSGSHVTAGDDHGKIWVYELAEHVAQPRHDEWSKFVYTLQELRNNQADEESERVSLAASGPSSLTSLTSLASNPLR is encoded by the exons ATGTCGAGCATGTCAGACCGCAAGGCTGAGCTGGAGAGGAAGAAGGCAAAGCTCCAGGCCCTCAGGGAGGAGAAGGATCGCCGCCGCAGGGAGAAGGAACAGAAGGATGCAGAAGAAGCACTT CAAAGGGCATCAGCCGCGTCGAGCCTGGACAGCCGCAGGGACTTGGACGAGATGCTGTCATCCCTCGGAGTGGCACCAGTTAAGGATGTCCTGTCGTCTCTATCATCCATGACATCTCTAACACCACCACAGACATCCTCGCCGGACGCCAGCCTCCCGCACACGGATAAATCAAGCTTACCGGCGAGTGG CGGTCCAAAGAAACCAACGCAGCTTCAAGTGGTGTCCGTGCAGTCGACCGACATTCCACCGAAGGAGAACGTCACGTACGCCAAGCAGACTCAGACCACTGCCTCTGGTGTGAGCGAGTTGCGTGATG GATACATGGAGGACTGGTGGCGGCCGCGAAAAG CACACGCAACCGACTACTACG ACGAGTACAATCTAAACCCGGGTTTAGAGTGGGAGGACGAGTTCACAG TGCTTACATTCGACGGCGACGTGGCGCGGCAAGGCGATGAGGAGGACGCTGCGTTCCACGGCAAACTGCCGCCGGGCATACTGCCGCACGGCCTGCCCACCGTCAAGGAGGTGCAGCCGGCGgtcaccgccgcgccgccggaGAAGAAGGATGACGAGAAGGAGAAGAAAG TCCGCGAGCTGAGCGCGGACGAGAAGCAGACGATCCTGCTGTCGTCGGAGTTCCAGCGGTTCATGAGCCGCGCCGGCCGCGTCATCGAGCGCGCGCTCGCCGAGTCCGTCGACATCTACACCGACTACACCGGCGGCGGCGACGGCGAGAACGCGCT GGACGACAAGTCGGACGCGCGTTTGTCGTTGGTGCGCACGTTCTACGACGAGCGCTGGTCTCGCGGCCGCTGCGTCACGTGCCTGGACTGGTCCACCGCCCATCCGGAGCTGATGCTGGCCTCCTACCACAACAGTGATGATGCCCCTCACGACCCGGACGGCGTGTGCCTCGTCTGGAACACCAAGTTCAAGAAGAACACGCCTGAGGATATCTTCCATTGTCAGTCGCCGGTTATGAGCGCCACGTTTGCCAG GTTCCACCCGAACTTGATCCTGGGTGGCACATACTCTGGCCAAATCGTGCTGTGGGACAATCGCGTGCAGAAACGGACCCCCATCAAACGCACACCGCTCTCTTCACTCGCACACACG CATCCAGTTTACTGCCTGTCGGTAGTGGGCAGTCAGAACGCGCATAACCTAATCTCGGTATCAACGGATGGTCGACTCTGCTCGTGGTCACTGGACATGCTGTCACAACCGCAGGAGACGTTGGACCTACAGCATCGGCAGAGCAAGGCAGTGGCCGTCACCAGCATGGGATTCCCACATGGACTGGTTAATAACTTTGTGCTGGGCAGCGAGGACGGGAATGTTTATACCG gaTGCCTGTACGGACAGCGCGCAGGCGTGACGGAGTGCGTGGAGGCGCACGCGGGGCCGGTGACGGGCGTGTCGTGCCACGCCGCCGCCGGCGCCGTCGACCTCGCGCATCTCTACCTCACCTGCTCCATGGACTGGAGCGTCAAGCTCTGGAGCCTCAAG GAGAACAAGCCGCTGTACTCGTTCGAGGACAACGGCGACTACGTGGTGGACGTGCGCTGGTCCCCCACTCACCCGGCACTGTTCGCGGCCGCCGACGCCGCGGGAAAGCTTGATCTGTGGAACTTGAACAGAGATACTGAG GTACCAGTGGCGTCGATCCAGGCGGAGGGAGGCGTGGCGTTCAACCGCGTGTCGTGGACGCCGTCCGGCTCCCACGTCACCGCCGGCGACGACCACGGCAAGATATGGGTCTACGAACTCGCCGAG CATGTGGCCCAACCGCGCCACGACGAATGGAGCAAGTTCGTGTACACACTCCAAGAGCTGCGCAACAACCAGGCCGACGAAGAGAGCGAGCGCGTCAGCCTCGCGGCCAGCGGACCCTCCTCCCTCACCAGCCTCACGTCGCTCGCCTCCAACCCGCTCAGGTAA
- the LOC115448145 gene encoding cytoplasmic dynein 1 intermediate chain isoform X9, whose amino-acid sequence MSSMSDRKAELERKKAKLQALREEKDRRRREKEQKDAEEALQRASAASSLDSRRDLDEMLSSLGVAPVKDVLSSLSSMTSLTPPQTSSPDASLPHTDKSSLPASGGPKKPTQLQVVSVQSTDIPPKENVTYAKQTQTTASGVSELRDAHATDYYVLTFDGDVARQGDEEDAAFHGKLPPGILPHGLPTVKEVQPAVTAAPPEKKDDEKEKKVRELSADEKQTILLSSEFQRFMSRAGRVIERALAESVDIYTDYTGGGDGENALDDKSDARLSLVRTFYDERWSRGRCVTCLDWSTAHPELMLASYHNSDDAPHDPDGVCLVWNTKFKKNTPEDIFHCQSPVMSATFARFHPNLILGGTYSGQIVLWDNRVQKRTPIKRTPLSSLAHTHPVYCLSVVGSQNAHNLISVSTDGRLCSWSLDMLSQPQETLDLQHRQSKAVAVTSMGFPHGLVNNFVLGSEDGNVYTGCLYGQRAGVTECVEAHAGPVTGVSCHAAAGAVDLAHLYLTCSMDWSVKLWSLKENKPLYSFEDNGDYVVDVRWSPTHPALFAAADAAGKLDLWNLNRDTEVPVASIQAEGGVAFNRVSWTPSGSHVTAGDDHGKIWVYELAEHVAQPRHDEWSKFVYTLQELRNNQADEESERVSLAASGPSSLTSLTSLASNPLR is encoded by the exons ATGTCGAGCATGTCAGACCGCAAGGCTGAGCTGGAGAGGAAGAAGGCAAAGCTCCAGGCCCTCAGGGAGGAGAAGGATCGCCGCCGCAGGGAGAAGGAACAGAAGGATGCAGAAGAAGCACTT CAAAGGGCATCAGCCGCGTCGAGCCTGGACAGCCGCAGGGACTTGGACGAGATGCTGTCATCCCTCGGAGTGGCACCAGTTAAGGATGTCCTGTCGTCTCTATCATCCATGACATCTCTAACACCACCACAGACATCCTCGCCGGACGCCAGCCTCCCGCACACGGATAAATCAAGCTTACCGGCGAGTGG CGGTCCAAAGAAACCAACGCAGCTTCAAGTGGTGTCCGTGCAGTCGACCGACATTCCACCGAAGGAGAACGTCACGTACGCCAAGCAGACTCAGACCACTGCCTCTGGTGTGAGCGAGTTGCGTGATG CACACGCAACCGACTACTACG TGCTTACATTCGACGGCGACGTGGCGCGGCAAGGCGATGAGGAGGACGCTGCGTTCCACGGCAAACTGCCGCCGGGCATACTGCCGCACGGCCTGCCCACCGTCAAGGAGGTGCAGCCGGCGgtcaccgccgcgccgccggaGAAGAAGGATGACGAGAAGGAGAAGAAAG TCCGCGAGCTGAGCGCGGACGAGAAGCAGACGATCCTGCTGTCGTCGGAGTTCCAGCGGTTCATGAGCCGCGCCGGCCGCGTCATCGAGCGCGCGCTCGCCGAGTCCGTCGACATCTACACCGACTACACCGGCGGCGGCGACGGCGAGAACGCGCT GGACGACAAGTCGGACGCGCGTTTGTCGTTGGTGCGCACGTTCTACGACGAGCGCTGGTCTCGCGGCCGCTGCGTCACGTGCCTGGACTGGTCCACCGCCCATCCGGAGCTGATGCTGGCCTCCTACCACAACAGTGATGATGCCCCTCACGACCCGGACGGCGTGTGCCTCGTCTGGAACACCAAGTTCAAGAAGAACACGCCTGAGGATATCTTCCATTGTCAGTCGCCGGTTATGAGCGCCACGTTTGCCAG GTTCCACCCGAACTTGATCCTGGGTGGCACATACTCTGGCCAAATCGTGCTGTGGGACAATCGCGTGCAGAAACGGACCCCCATCAAACGCACACCGCTCTCTTCACTCGCACACACG CATCCAGTTTACTGCCTGTCGGTAGTGGGCAGTCAGAACGCGCATAACCTAATCTCGGTATCAACGGATGGTCGACTCTGCTCGTGGTCACTGGACATGCTGTCACAACCGCAGGAGACGTTGGACCTACAGCATCGGCAGAGCAAGGCAGTGGCCGTCACCAGCATGGGATTCCCACATGGACTGGTTAATAACTTTGTGCTGGGCAGCGAGGACGGGAATGTTTATACCG gaTGCCTGTACGGACAGCGCGCAGGCGTGACGGAGTGCGTGGAGGCGCACGCGGGGCCGGTGACGGGCGTGTCGTGCCACGCCGCCGCCGGCGCCGTCGACCTCGCGCATCTCTACCTCACCTGCTCCATGGACTGGAGCGTCAAGCTCTGGAGCCTCAAG GAGAACAAGCCGCTGTACTCGTTCGAGGACAACGGCGACTACGTGGTGGACGTGCGCTGGTCCCCCACTCACCCGGCACTGTTCGCGGCCGCCGACGCCGCGGGAAAGCTTGATCTGTGGAACTTGAACAGAGATACTGAG GTACCAGTGGCGTCGATCCAGGCGGAGGGAGGCGTGGCGTTCAACCGCGTGTCGTGGACGCCGTCCGGCTCCCACGTCACCGCCGGCGACGACCACGGCAAGATATGGGTCTACGAACTCGCCGAG CATGTGGCCCAACCGCGCCACGACGAATGGAGCAAGTTCGTGTACACACTCCAAGAGCTGCGCAACAACCAGGCCGACGAAGAGAGCGAGCGCGTCAGCCTCGCGGCCAGCGGACCCTCCTCCCTCACCAGCCTCACGTCGCTCGCCTCCAACCCGCTCAGGTAA